One genomic window of Halococcus agarilyticus includes the following:
- a CDS encoding NOP5/NOP56 family protein, producing the protein MSEGTPAGTGWFEGLERGDLDGARDAIETGSAESPADWPARAVETGFADTDEEYYAALREAAIAAAGEAAAERERADDRQVIHAVRAMDDAERVANELAERVAEWAASWEADAGTGIEYCRELVEREADGRAESADDRLTTLAERVVELDSEAAELETYVERTVRTVAPNLAALAGPTLAARLLALAGGLESLARTSSSTMQVLGAEDALFAHLRGSAPSPKHGVIYTHEYVRHTHPDERGSAARALAGKLTIAARIDHYAGDRRPDLARELDERIARIRARRDDSDGGHGGTDQHADERGDDGAA; encoded by the coding sequence ATGAGCGAGGGAACGCCGGCAGGGACAGGGTGGTTCGAGGGGCTGGAGCGCGGTGATCTCGATGGCGCACGCGACGCGATCGAGACCGGGAGCGCCGAATCCCCGGCTGACTGGCCCGCACGGGCCGTCGAGACTGGCTTCGCCGACACCGACGAGGAGTACTACGCGGCGCTCCGCGAGGCCGCGATCGCGGCCGCGGGCGAGGCAGCCGCCGAGCGCGAGCGCGCCGACGACCGCCAGGTGATCCACGCGGTCCGCGCGATGGACGACGCCGAACGCGTGGCGAACGAACTCGCCGAGCGGGTCGCGGAGTGGGCCGCGAGCTGGGAGGCAGACGCCGGCACCGGTATCGAATACTGTCGTGAACTCGTCGAGCGGGAGGCCGACGGCCGCGCCGAGTCCGCCGACGACCGCCTGACGACGCTCGCCGAACGGGTCGTCGAACTCGATAGCGAGGCGGCGGAACTCGAAACGTACGTCGAGCGAACGGTTCGAACGGTAGCCCCGAACCTCGCTGCGCTCGCCGGGCCGACGCTTGCGGCACGGCTGCTCGCGCTCGCCGGGGGGCTGGAGTCGCTGGCGCGGACGTCGAGCTCCACGATGCAGGTCCTCGGAGCCGAGGACGCGCTGTTCGCCCACCTCCGGGGATCGGCCCCGTCGCCGAAACACGGCGTCATCTACACTCACGAGTACGTCCGCCACACCCATCCCGATGAGCGGGGATCGGCGGCCCGCGCGCTCGCGGGCAAGCTCACCATCGCAGCGCGGATCGATCACTACGCGGGCGACCGCCGGCCCGACCTCGCTCGCGAGCTGGACGAGCGGATCGCGCGGATCCGAGCACGCCGCGACGACAGCGATGGGGGCCACGGCGGCACCGACCAGCACGCCGACGAACGGGGTGACGATGGCGCTGCCTGA
- the artA gene encoding archaeosortase A, with protein MFGDLLAALAWFGQFSDPLAWLVVGTFTAGAVLSWRDSRFARPVTVAAWVVFAVFWLSVVHHFAFVQKSFIEGIGTLIAVPASCYAGLLLARGRDSLFVLSRAIAAMGLIFFPFETITVLQEFLIETVTRQTAFLIELIGVDPTVVSGTQVPSGTYPDYQSTFWFVEGEQTITYTILIACTGVGSMAIFGGLIAATDAPLGRKLRALAVSIPVIYGLNLVRNVFIAVGFGTQRFHLFPETVMSLFGSSDPYKVSYFIADRVLAQSLSVVAMVAITWVVIHELPEVMVVIEDVLYMATGTEYDLQRALGVGMRETRSVRES; from the coding sequence ATGTTCGGGGACCTGCTCGCCGCGCTCGCGTGGTTCGGTCAGTTCTCCGACCCGCTCGCGTGGCTCGTGGTCGGTACCTTCACCGCCGGCGCGGTGCTCTCGTGGCGCGACAGTCGCTTTGCGCGCCCGGTGACGGTCGCGGCGTGGGTCGTCTTCGCGGTGTTCTGGCTCTCGGTGGTCCATCACTTCGCGTTCGTCCAGAAGAGCTTCATCGAGGGGATCGGCACCCTGATAGCGGTGCCGGCGAGCTGCTATGCGGGACTGTTGCTCGCGCGCGGGCGCGACTCGCTGTTCGTGCTCTCGCGCGCCATCGCCGCGATGGGGCTGATCTTCTTCCCGTTCGAGACGATCACCGTCCTCCAGGAGTTCCTGATCGAGACCGTCACGCGCCAGACCGCGTTCCTGATCGAGCTCATCGGCGTCGATCCGACGGTGGTTTCGGGCACCCAGGTCCCGAGCGGGACGTACCCCGACTACCAGAGCACGTTCTGGTTCGTCGAGGGCGAGCAGACCATCACGTATACCATTCTGATCGCCTGCACCGGCGTGGGGAGCATGGCGATCTTCGGCGGGCTGATCGCTGCGACCGACGCGCCACTCGGCAGAAAACTCCGTGCGCTCGCGGTCTCGATCCCGGTGATTTATGGACTAAATCTCGTCCGGAACGTGTTCATCGCGGTCGGCTTCGGCACTCAGCGCTTTCACCTCTTTCCCGAGACCGTCATGTCGCTGTTCGGTTCCTCGGACCCGTACAAGGTGTCGTACTTCATCGCCGATCGGGTGCTCGCCCAGAGCCTCTCGGTGGTGGCGATGGTCGCGATCACGTGGGTCGTGATCCACGAACTCCCGGAGGTGATGGTCGTGATCGAGGACGTGCTCTACATGGCGACCGGGACGGAGTACGACCTCCAGCGAGCGCTCGGTGTCGGGATGCGCGAGACGCGAAGCGTTCGAGAATCGTAA
- a CDS encoding fibrillarin-like rRNA/tRNA 2'-O-methyltransferase, whose product MALPEGVASREIDGEERLATQGPPVYGEPVDGDWRAWDVRRSKLGAMLDAGMDTGLAGDDRVLYLGAANGTTASHVADLARVVYAVEFASRPMGDLVDVAESRDTLVPLLKNAHQPETYAHVVEADLDAIVQDVATRGQARVACANRRFLAEDGRLIAAIKARSEDATADPETVFDAALDELRTTYEVLDTRRLAHHADHLAVVARPN is encoded by the coding sequence ATGGCGCTGCCTGAGGGCGTTGCCTCCCGCGAGATCGACGGCGAGGAGCGCCTCGCCACCCAGGGCCCGCCAGTCTACGGCGAACCCGTCGATGGTGACTGGCGCGCGTGGGACGTCCGCCGATCGAAGCTCGGCGCGATGCTCGACGCCGGGATGGACACCGGTCTCGCGGGCGACGACCGCGTGCTCTATCTCGGCGCAGCCAACGGTACCACCGCGAGCCACGTCGCTGATCTCGCCCGGGTCGTCTACGCGGTGGAGTTCGCGTCGCGGCCGATGGGTGATCTCGTCGACGTTGCCGAGTCGCGCGACACGCTCGTGCCGCTGCTCAAGAACGCTCATCAGCCCGAGACGTACGCCCACGTGGTCGAGGCCGATCTCGATGCGATCGTTCAGGACGTCGCCACCCGTGGCCAGGCGCGCGTGGCGTGTGCGAATCGGCGGTTCCTCGCCGAGGACGGCCGACTCATCGCCGCGATCAAGGCTCGGAGTGAGGACGCGACGGCCGACCCCGAGACCGTGTTCGACGCGGCGCTCGACGAACTCCGGACGACGTACGAGGTGCTCGATACCCGCCGGCTCGCCCACCACGCCGACCACCTCGCGGTCGTCGCCCGACCGAACTGA
- a CDS encoding BCCT family transporter codes for MSTQGAGPVETVLRSVLVPVCVIAGAAVVSVFFFPGIVGSLLTGRAILVVSLMFFGSGLAYVALLPITVDAKTEEARRDAPYLLRIRRLGWIGTLRGGAARFRGFLARQNPITFGVPVAAFALFFAAYYLAPSGTQSVVGTVESVLLFEFAWLFLGAMFLAVLYCLFLLIGPWGAIKLGGPDAEPTYTYPTYFAMFFTAGIAAGIVFWGPAEALLHYDMPPPFLDAQPRSGGAVAGALTYAIFHYGFSAWSAYVAIGVPIAYFTHQRGAPLRISAILTPFLGVDGLDSRWATLVDVLAVFATIGGIATSVALVGQQFLAGVSYQWGVTYGAIAPVLVVAGLTLIYVVSAASGVHRGIRRIAGIAIVLFILFAALLIGVGPRSAVLDIGTAAVGGYVVDFVPMSLYLGGGLVADEWVASWTVWNWSWWFSWAPFAGLFLAALSKGRRIRTVVLTGAVATSAATAVWFVLLGGTSLSLQRSGTADILAAIEAYATPEAVAGFPIFAALPLGQLLMFLFLALIIVFIVTSADTSTLVVSILATKRNRAPTTGSIVFWGLLQGGVAVAVLLVGGGEALQALAVLTGGPFAVLLVVALVGLTLTFRRQERGHRSPVARLRAAVRDRGIAGPSEVLRDDD; via the coding sequence ATGAGTACCCAGGGGGCCGGTCCCGTGGAGACGGTCCTCCGGAGCGTCCTCGTGCCGGTCTGCGTGATCGCGGGCGCGGCCGTCGTCTCGGTGTTCTTCTTTCCGGGGATCGTCGGCTCGCTGCTGACCGGGCGAGCCATCCTCGTGGTTTCGCTGATGTTCTTCGGCTCCGGCCTCGCGTACGTCGCGCTGTTGCCGATCACGGTCGACGCGAAGACCGAGGAGGCCCGCCGTGACGCCCCATACTTGCTGCGGATCCGTCGTCTCGGGTGGATCGGCACGCTCAGGGGCGGCGCGGCGCGGTTCAGGGGATTTCTCGCCCGTCAGAACCCGATCACGTTCGGCGTCCCGGTGGCGGCCTTCGCCCTTTTCTTCGCGGCGTACTACCTCGCACCGTCGGGTACCCAGTCGGTCGTCGGCACCGTCGAAAGCGTGCTGCTCTTCGAGTTCGCGTGGCTGTTTTTGGGCGCGATGTTTCTTGCCGTACTCTACTGCCTGTTCTTGCTGATCGGGCCGTGGGGAGCGATCAAACTCGGGGGGCCCGACGCCGAACCCACCTACACCTACCCGACGTACTTCGCGATGTTCTTCACCGCCGGTATCGCCGCCGGCATCGTCTTCTGGGGACCGGCCGAGGCGCTTCTTCACTACGACATGCCGCCGCCGTTCCTCGACGCCCAGCCACGATCGGGCGGTGCCGTGGCCGGTGCGCTCACCTACGCGATCTTCCATTACGGGTTCTCGGCGTGGAGCGCCTACGTCGCCATCGGCGTGCCGATCGCCTACTTCACCCACCAGCGGGGCGCACCGTTGCGGATATCCGCGATCCTGACGCCGTTTCTGGGCGTCGACGGTCTCGACAGCCGCTGGGCGACGCTCGTCGACGTGCTGGCGGTGTTCGCCACCATCGGTGGGATCGCCACCTCCGTCGCGCTCGTCGGCCAGCAGTTCCTCGCCGGCGTCAGCTACCAGTGGGGCGTCACCTACGGTGCGATCGCTCCCGTCCTCGTCGTCGCCGGCCTGACGCTCATCTACGTCGTCTCCGCCGCGAGCGGCGTCCACCGCGGGATCCGTCGGATCGCCGGGATCGCCATCGTCCTATTCATCCTTTTCGCGGCGCTGCTGATCGGCGTCGGCCCACGATCGGCCGTCCTCGATATCGGGACCGCCGCCGTCGGCGGCTACGTCGTGGATTTCGTGCCGATGAGCCTCTATCTCGGCGGTGGATTGGTCGCGGACGAGTGGGTGGCGAGCTGGACGGTGTGGAACTGGTCGTGGTGGTTCTCGTGGGCACCTTTCGCCGGACTCTTCCTCGCGGCGCTCTCGAAGGGCCGGCGGATCCGAACCGTGGTTCTCACGGGCGCGGTCGCCACGTCGGCCGCGACCGCCGTGTGGTTCGTCCTGCTCGGCGGGACGTCACTCTCCCTCCAGCGCTCCGGGACGGCCGACATCCTCGCCGCCATCGAGGCCTACGCCACGCCCGAGGCGGTCGCCGGCTTCCCGATCTTCGCGGCGCTCCCGCTCGGCCAGCTCCTGATGTTCCTGTTTCTCGCGCTCATCATCGTGTTCATCGTCACCTCCGCGGACACCTCGACGCTAGTGGTGTCGATCCTCGCCACGAAACGAAATCGCGCGCCGACGACCGGGAGCATCGTCTTCTGGGGGCTGCTTCAGGGTGGGGTCGCGGTGGCGGTGTTGCTCGTCGGCGGCGGCGAGGCGTTGCAGGCGCTCGCGGTGCTGACGGGCGGCCCGTTCGCGGTGTTGCTGGTGGTGGCGCTGGTCGGGCTGACGCTGACCTTTCGCCGCCAGGAACGCGGCCACCGCTCGCCGGTCGCCAGGCTCCGCGCCGCCGTCCGCGACCGCGGTATCGCGGGCCCGAGCGAGGTGCTCCGGGACGACGACTGA
- a CDS encoding DUF7282 domain-containing protein, which produces MTNDRRGRAAGCWLALLVVLASFGGVALLAPASAQETTGPNGTPTGTNGTAAPPGNTTPAGERNVTFNRSTVAEDRGDIAAVELEFDGTSEATVTIGGRAVNYETNVTVADDGDDEVTLLMNSYLAGTVENESRVYDTLAGADAVVETNRTTERLDAPLDTSAYNLSVAVDGRETDNATLRLTERSTDGLVTWTTPAGSFDGVTNASEAAAAIENDRITTTDTVAAGDVLVLQSKVSGVYGAFAAANFSQLVERGMFNLTVRQTNPDTNRRPKRLDLTRSLANGSIRAIPDPDNDVLYLNVDTGSAVFERGPPRPGDEFETQLAVREESALAASNQSIAANVTIVGAELGLGDVSLTADAGQTVTGTTSVAPGSEVTVTIAANDTASFVRTNTTLVAPNGSFATDFNLSDTSPNTTVDVRAVGPLNTSDDITVPVRPNSAPEPMVGGARLTVADQTTTGGTVTVRNVTLANGGYVVVHTQNADEAPVASVLGASSHLENGTAENVTVTLTRRLNETTTVVVMAHRDTNDNGVFDFVSSNGSEDGPYTSATGSAATAAGTAAEAETSAEAATAMGETTGDGEPVAATVEVSVRNVTTTTVGAGSDGNDGSGSGGGNASGSDRSTSENGPGFGILVAVAVIVATAALATRRE; this is translated from the coding sequence GTGACGAACGACCGCCGCGGACGAGCTGCCGGCTGTTGGCTGGCGCTGCTCGTGGTCCTCGCGTCGTTCGGCGGCGTGGCGCTCCTCGCGCCGGCGAGCGCCCAGGAGACCACCGGTCCGAACGGAACACCCACGGGAACCAACGGGACGGCCGCTCCCCCGGGCAACACGACCCCGGCCGGTGAGCGCAACGTGACGTTCAACCGGTCGACCGTCGCCGAGGACCGCGGCGACATCGCCGCCGTGGAACTCGAGTTCGACGGGACGAGCGAGGCCACGGTGACGATCGGCGGCCGTGCAGTCAACTACGAGACGAACGTCACGGTCGCCGACGACGGCGACGACGAGGTCACGCTCCTGATGAACTCGTACCTCGCCGGCACCGTCGAAAACGAGAGTCGCGTGTACGACACGCTGGCCGGAGCCGACGCCGTCGTCGAGACGAACCGGACGACCGAGCGGCTCGACGCTCCCCTCGACACCAGCGCGTACAACCTCTCGGTCGCGGTCGACGGGCGCGAAACCGACAACGCGACACTCAGGCTGACCGAGCGCTCGACCGACGGACTCGTGACGTGGACCACTCCGGCCGGGAGCTTCGATGGCGTGACGAACGCGAGCGAGGCCGCGGCCGCAATCGAGAACGACCGGATCACCACCACCGACACCGTGGCCGCCGGCGACGTCCTCGTGCTCCAGTCGAAGGTTTCGGGAGTCTACGGCGCGTTCGCGGCCGCGAACTTCAGCCAGCTCGTCGAACGCGGCATGTTCAACCTCACTGTCCGCCAGACCAACCCCGACACGAACCGGCGGCCGAAGCGACTCGATCTCACACGGAGCCTCGCGAACGGCTCGATCCGGGCGATCCCCGACCCCGACAACGACGTGCTCTACCTCAACGTCGACACCGGGAGTGCGGTGTTCGAGCGCGGACCGCCGCGACCGGGCGACGAGTTCGAGACTCAACTCGCCGTGCGCGAGGAGAGCGCCCTCGCCGCGAGCAACCAGTCGATCGCGGCGAACGTCACCATCGTCGGGGCCGAGCTGGGTCTCGGCGACGTCTCGCTGACCGCCGACGCCGGCCAGACCGTCACCGGGACGACGAGCGTCGCGCCGGGGAGCGAAGTGACGGTCACCATCGCGGCCAACGACACCGCGTCGTTCGTGCGGACCAACACCACCCTCGTCGCGCCGAACGGCAGCTTCGCCACCGATTTCAACCTCTCCGACACCTCGCCGAACACCACGGTCGACGTGCGCGCGGTCGGCCCGCTCAACACCAGCGACGACATCACGGTTCCCGTCCGGCCGAACAGCGCGCCCGAACCGATGGTCGGCGGTGCCCGACTCACCGTCGCCGATCAGACGACGACCGGCGGAACCGTCACCGTCCGGAACGTCACCCTCGCGAACGGTGGGTACGTCGTGGTCCACACACAGAACGCCGACGAAGCCCCCGTCGCGAGCGTCCTCGGTGCGTCGAGCCACCTCGAAAACGGCACCGCCGAGAACGTCACCGTGACGCTCACCCGGCGGCTCAACGAGACCACGACGGTGGTGGTGATGGCCCACCGCGACACCAACGACAACGGCGTGTTCGACTTCGTGAGCTCGAACGGGAGCGAGGACGGCCCCTACACGTCAGCGACGGGATCGGCCGCCACGGCGGCCGGAACCGCTGCCGAAGCCGAGACCAGTGCGGAAGCGGCCACCGCCATGGGCGAAACGACGGGCGACGGCGAACCGGTCGCCGCGACCGTCGAGGTATCGGTCCGGAACGTCACCACGACCACGGTCGGGGCCGGAAGCGACGGGAACGACGGGAGCGGGTCCGGCGGCGGCAACGCAAGCGGCTCGGATCGGTCCACGAGCGAGAACGGCCCCGGGTTCGGAATTCTGGTCGCTGTCGCGGTCATCGTGGCCACGGCGGCGCTCGCGACCAGACGGGAGTGA
- a CDS encoding serine-tRNA(Ala) deacylase AlaX: MQTLAPAEPYTTEFEAVVESRDDDELVLDETYFYAESGGQPPDRGTLAGERIVDVQERDGEIVHTLADAPAVEVGETVAGRIDPAFRTYCMRAHTASYMLYGAGRRLFDDLGYGGFDIDEHKVRVDFATPTAIDDAALVTLERLVNRAVWDSKDVTWETAPREAALARDDVAFNTKTEEGIAGEAVRLVDVDGWDVAACGGTHVRNTREIGPVAALDRSNPGEGVTRVEFAVGPAAIQRRSAEKTAALDAAAALETRVTDLPDAVARLRDERDALAAERTGLQERLVESRLDELRETVVERDGHRWLVGTVDHLDTNELAERANDLAGSAADAVALVGADGESIAVATDGEIDASRVVDDLTAEFGGGGGGSETVAQAGGFDADPEKLVAFLHTGGVETTN, translated from the coding sequence ATGCAAACCCTCGCACCGGCCGAGCCGTACACGACCGAGTTCGAGGCGGTCGTCGAATCGCGGGACGACGACGAACTCGTGCTCGACGAGACGTACTTCTACGCCGAGAGCGGGGGCCAGCCGCCCGACCGTGGCACGCTCGCCGGCGAGCGGATCGTGGACGTGCAGGAGCGCGACGGCGAGATCGTCCACACGCTCGCGGACGCACCGGCGGTCGAGGTCGGCGAGACGGTCGCCGGCCGGATCGATCCCGCCTTTCGAACCTACTGCATGCGTGCCCACACCGCCAGTTACATGCTCTACGGGGCCGGTCGCCGGTTGTTCGACGATCTCGGTTACGGCGGGTTCGACATCGACGAGCACAAGGTCAGAGTCGACTTCGCGACGCCGACGGCGATCGACGACGCGGCGCTCGTGACCCTCGAACGCCTCGTCAACCGCGCGGTCTGGGATTCCAAGGACGTGACGTGGGAGACCGCACCCCGCGAGGCGGCACTCGCCCGCGACGACGTGGCGTTCAACACCAAGACCGAAGAGGGGATCGCTGGCGAGGCGGTTCGGCTGGTCGACGTCGACGGCTGGGACGTCGCTGCCTGCGGCGGAACCCACGTCCGGAACACCCGCGAGATCGGGCCGGTCGCAGCGCTCGATCGATCGAACCCCGGCGAGGGCGTGACGAGAGTCGAGTTCGCGGTCGGGCCGGCCGCGATCCAGCGCCGGAGTGCCGAGAAGACCGCGGCGCTCGACGCGGCCGCCGCGCTCGAAACCCGCGTGACCGACCTTCCCGACGCAGTCGCGCGGCTCCGCGACGAACGCGACGCGCTCGCGGCCGAACGGACAGGGTTGCAGGAACGTCTCGTCGAATCGCGACTCGACGAACTCCGCGAGACCGTGGTCGAGCGGGACGGCCACAGGTGGCTCGTCGGGACGGTCGATCATCTCGACACCAACGAACTCGCGGAGCGAGCGAACGATCTCGCTGGCTCGGCCGCCGATGCCGTCGCGCTCGTCGGTGCCGACGGCGAGAGCATCGCCGTTGCCACGGATGGCGAAATCGACGCAAGCAGGGTCGTCGACGATCTCACGGCCGAGTTCGGCGGCGGTGGCGGCGGGAGCGAGACGGTGGCCCAGGCCGGCGGCTTCGATGCCGATCCCGAGAAACTGGTCGCGTTCTTACACACCGGCGGCGTCGAAACCACGAACTGA
- a CDS encoding NAD-binding protein produces the protein MANDPPETTMDAALRELFHHDDRVPFVYWREYTGTDTTVPLTGAVAVLAFVTGLSHFSQGDLAFGGPLAPVLPAESATVVPFGAVLLAFVLGGLAVGLRRRLRIAWYGTVLVLPLVVVLPLVTAEPTDVLLFVLSLGTFPLVVRNRTAFDQSLDLSPFQTAAIVAFVAGQAYGTIGAYRLRNFYTGIETWTDAFYYIVVTGTTVGYGDATPTSQGAKLFTLSAIVISTGTFAVASGSLIIPTIESRVSAAFGTMTASELALMDGHVVVLGYGDLTEPLVDELVATTDVVVVTPDADTASALGEDDVNVLTADPTDEDALLDARIDVASGVVAATSDDAQDTLAVLAAREVNPDVRIVAAATDHGHVGKLERVGADEVISPSVIVGRQLGQSVLGDADASAVEAEVAETETAGTDDADDEDTDEDGDTTVQP, from the coding sequence GTGGCGAACGATCCCCCCGAGACGACGATGGACGCCGCCCTTCGGGAGCTGTTCCACCACGACGACAGGGTGCCGTTCGTCTACTGGCGGGAGTACACCGGTACGGACACCACGGTTCCGCTGACCGGGGCGGTCGCGGTTCTGGCGTTCGTCACCGGTCTCTCACATTTCAGCCAGGGCGATCTCGCGTTCGGTGGCCCGCTCGCACCCGTGCTGCCGGCCGAATCGGCGACCGTCGTCCCCTTTGGAGCCGTGCTCCTCGCGTTCGTGCTCGGGGGGCTCGCGGTGGGGCTCCGCCGCCGTCTCCGGATCGCGTGGTACGGCACGGTCCTCGTGCTCCCGCTGGTGGTGGTGTTGCCGCTCGTGACGGCAGAGCCGACCGATGTCCTGCTGTTCGTGCTCTCGCTCGGCACGTTTCCGCTGGTGGTCCGCAACCGGACCGCGTTCGATCAGTCGCTCGATCTCTCGCCGTTTCAGACCGCCGCCATCGTGGCGTTCGTCGCGGGCCAGGCGTACGGCACCATCGGGGCGTACAGGCTCCGAAACTTTTACACCGGGATCGAGACGTGGACCGACGCGTTCTACTACATCGTCGTCACCGGGACCACCGTCGGCTACGGCGACGCGACGCCGACGAGCCAGGGGGCGAAACTGTTTACCCTCTCGGCGATAGTCATCAGCACCGGCACGTTCGCCGTCGCCTCGGGGTCGCTCATCATTCCGACGATCGAGTCCCGGGTGTCGGCCGCCTTTGGCACCATGACCGCATCCGAACTCGCACTCATGGACGGTCACGTCGTGGTTCTCGGCTACGGCGATCTCACCGAACCCCTGGTCGACGAGCTGGTGGCCACGACCGACGTGGTGGTCGTGACCCCCGACGCCGACACGGCGTCGGCGCTCGGCGAGGACGACGTGAACGTGCTCACCGCGGATCCCACGGACGAAGACGCACTGCTCGACGCGCGGATCGACGTCGCGAGCGGGGTCGTGGCCGCGACTTCGGACGACGCCCAGGACACCCTCGCGGTGCTCGCCGCGCGGGAGGTGAACCCCGACGTCCGGATCGTCGCGGCGGCGACTGATCACGGCCACGTCGGCAAACTCGAACGCGTGGGGGCCGACGAGGTCATCAGCCCGTCGGTCATCGTCGGCCGTCAGCTCGGACAGTCGGTTCTCGGCGATGCCGACGCGTCGGCCGTTGAAGCCGAGGTAGCCGAAACGGAGACAGCCGGAACGGACGACGCCGACGACGAAGACACTGATGAGGACGGAGACACCACGGTGCAGCCGTGA
- a CDS encoding universal stress protein, producing the protein MYDTILIPTDGSDEARKAAQHGIELAATLGATVHTLYVMDLPGVPRALSIRDDEEQVRREYREYGERVTEEVGEMASDAGVECVTALKSGTVHEEIVRYADEEGVDAIVMGTGYQGRFGALLGTVAEKVVRLSTVPVISTKLSESEALSQVSDS; encoded by the coding sequence ATGTACGACACGATCCTCATCCCGACCGACGGGAGCGACGAGGCACGGAAAGCGGCCCAGCACGGGATCGAACTCGCGGCGACGCTCGGCGCGACCGTCCACACGCTGTACGTGATGGATCTGCCGGGTGTGCCCCGTGCCCTCTCGATCAGGGACGACGAGGAGCAAGTCCGCAGGGAGTACCGGGAGTACGGCGAGCGCGTCACCGAGGAGGTGGGCGAGATGGCGAGCGACGCCGGCGTCGAGTGTGTCACCGCGCTCAAGAGCGGCACGGTCCACGAGGAGATCGTCAGGTACGCCGACGAGGAGGGGGTCGATGCGATCGTGATGGGAACCGGCTATCAGGGCCGGTTCGGCGCGCTGCTCGGCACCGTCGCCGAGAAGGTCGTCCGGCTGTCGACCGTCCCGGTGATCTCGACCAAACTGAGCGAGAGCGAGGCGCTCAGTCAAGTCAGCGACTCCTGA